Proteins encoded together in one Lutra lutra chromosome 4, mLutLut1.2, whole genome shotgun sequence window:
- the LOC125096712 gene encoding LOW QUALITY PROTEIN: probable protein BRICK1 (The sequence of the model RefSeq protein was modified relative to this genomic sequence to represent the inferred CDS: substituted 2 bases at 2 genomic stop codons) produces the protein MAGQEDLVQRKIHXDXANQEYIEVFTSSIKKITDFLSSFDISCRSRLATLNEKLTALEWRIEYTEAPVTKGETLT, from the coding sequence ATGGCAGGTCAAGAGGATCTGGTGCAGCGGAAGATTCACTAGGACTAGGCGAACCAAGAATACATTGAGGTCTTCACCAGCAGCATCAAGAAAATCACAGACTTTCTCAGCTCATTCGATATATCTTGTCGTTCAAGACTTGCAACACTGAATGAGAAATTGACAGCCCTGGAATGGAGAATAGAGTACACTGAAGCACCGGTGACAAAAGGTGAGACCCTCACCTAG